One window of the Acidimicrobiia bacterium genome contains the following:
- a CDS encoding DegT/DnrJ/EryC1/StrS family aminotransferase gives MTNDLSTVPFLDVGASYRELRGEIDAALHRVLESGWFILGPEVDAFEDEYAEFVGARHCVGVASGLDALRLALSALDVGPGDEVIVPANTYIATWYAVTLVGAVVVPVEPDDRTYNLAPDGIEAAITERTKVVIPVHLYGQPADLTPIRAIARSHRLRIIEDAAQAHGASYEGQRVGAGSDIVAWSFYPGKNLGAFGDGGAVTTDDPEVADRVGRLRNYGSSAKYVNEEVGLNSRLDPMQAAVLRVKLQHLDAWNDRREVVANRYLAELPESVLRLPHTHEQARSVWHLFVVRTPERAALKRHLEAGGVQTGIHYPIPPHLQRAYESLGFGPGSFPITEAIHAQALSLPMGPHLSADDQTRVVQAIAEWKH, from the coding sequence ATGACCAATGATCTCTCCACAGTCCCATTCCTCGACGTGGGCGCTTCTTATCGAGAACTGAGGGGGGAAATCGATGCTGCGCTCCACCGCGTTTTGGAGAGCGGATGGTTCATCCTCGGACCTGAGGTGGATGCCTTCGAGGATGAGTACGCCGAGTTCGTCGGCGCACGACACTGCGTAGGTGTTGCGAGTGGTCTTGACGCTCTTCGTCTGGCACTGAGTGCCCTCGATGTCGGCCCCGGCGACGAGGTCATCGTGCCTGCCAACACATACATCGCCACATGGTACGCGGTCACCCTTGTGGGCGCAGTGGTGGTCCCGGTGGAACCGGACGATCGAACGTACAACCTGGCGCCGGATGGCATCGAGGCTGCCATCACAGAGCGGACGAAGGTCGTGATACCGGTCCACCTGTACGGGCAACCTGCCGACCTCACGCCGATTCGGGCAATCGCTCGAAGTCACCGGCTGCGGATCATCGAGGACGCCGCCCAAGCTCACGGGGCATCGTACGAAGGGCAAAGAGTCGGCGCAGGCTCTGACATCGTTGCCTGGAGCTTTTATCCGGGAAAGAACCTCGGTGCTTTCGGTGACGGGGGAGCCGTGACGACCGATGATCCTGAGGTGGCCGACCGCGTCGGACGGCTGCGCAACTACGGATCATCCGCGAAGTACGTGAACGAGGAAGTCGGCCTCAACAGCAGACTCGACCCGATGCAGGCTGCCGTATTGCGTGTCAAGCTTCAACACCTCGACGCCTGGAATGATCGGAGAGAGGTCGTGGCGAACCGGTACCTCGCCGAGCTGCCGGAGAGCGTGCTGCGTCTCCCACACACTCACGAACAAGCTCGATCTGTCTGGCATCTGTTCGTGGTCCGCACACCTGAGCGCGCAGCTCTCAAGCGTCATCTCGAGGCTGGCGGCGTGCAGACCGGGATCCACTATCCGATCCCGCCACACCTCCAGCGGGCTTACGAGAGCCTCGGTTTCGGACCAGGATCGTTTCCCATCACAGAAGCCATCCATGCGCAAGCGCTGAGCCTCCCCATGGGGCCGCATCTCTCCGCCGACGACCAGACGCGCGTCGTCCAAGCCATCGCTGAGTGGAAGCACTGA
- a CDS encoding FdtA/QdtA family cupin domain-containing protein, with protein sequence MGPQIIKLPKVSDPRGNLTYIQSGGPVPFGVRRVYYLYDVPGGESRGGHAHLSLEQFIIAVSGSFDVVLDRGAGKKIFPLRRADQGLYVPPMYWRELQNFSSGAVCLVLASEPYDESDYYRDYSSYLDAVASRES encoded by the coding sequence TTGGGTCCCCAGATCATCAAGCTGCCGAAGGTTTCCGATCCCCGGGGCAACCTGACGTACATTCAGAGTGGCGGCCCCGTCCCCTTTGGCGTGCGTCGGGTTTACTACCTGTACGACGTGCCCGGCGGCGAGTCCCGCGGCGGTCACGCACACCTCAGCCTCGAGCAGTTCATCATCGCGGTGTCGGGCAGTTTCGACGTCGTGCTCGATCGAGGAGCCGGGAAGAAGATCTTCCCGCTCAGACGTGCCGACCAAGGGCTATACGTGCCACCGATGTACTGGCGGGAGCTTCAGAACTTCTCCTCGGGCGCGGTGTGCCTCGTTCTGGCATCTGAACCCTACGACGAGTCCGACTACTACCGCGACTACTCGAGCTATCTGGACGCTGTCGCTTCTCGCGAATCATGA